From one Caminicella sporogenes DSM 14501 genomic stretch:
- the spo0A gene encoding sporulation transcription factor Spo0A produces the protein MNRNIKILIADDNKDFCDILYEYLSKQEDLEIIGVAKDGIEAIEFLSKEIPDVLILDIIMPHLDGLGVLEKINSLDLEKIPKVIVLSAVGQDRITQKAINLGADYYVVKPFDFEVFIKRIRQIAGNMQINIERKRPLKEFSISNVESLYNNSNNKNKSIEAEITNIIHEIGVPAHIKGYLYLREAIGMVVQNIEYLSAVTKELYPSIAQKFNTTPSRVERAIRHAIEVAWSRGKIDTINKLFGYTVHNGKGKPTNSEFIAMVADKLRLEQKIS, from the coding sequence GTGAATAGAAATATAAAAATATTGATAGCAGATGATAATAAGGATTTTTGTGATATTCTATATGAATATTTAAGTAAGCAAGAAGATTTAGAAATAATAGGTGTGGCTAAAGATGGTATAGAAGCTATTGAATTTTTATCTAAGGAAATTCCTGATGTATTGATATTAGATATTATCATGCCGCATTTAGATGGTTTAGGAGTTCTTGAAAAAATAAACTCATTAGATTTAGAAAAAATACCAAAGGTAATAGTTCTATCTGCGGTGGGTCAGGATAGAATAACACAAAAGGCGATTAATCTTGGAGCAGATTATTATGTAGTAAAGCCTTTTGATTTTGAAGTGTTTATAAAGAGAATTAGACAAATAGCAGGGAATATGCAAATAAATATTGAAAGAAAAAGACCATTGAAAGAATTTAGTATTTCAAATGTAGAATCTTTATATAATAATAGCAATAATAAAAATAAATCTATTGAAGCTGAAATAACAAATATTATACATGAAATTGGAGTACCTGCACATATTAAAGGATATTTATACTTAAGAGAAGCAATTGGAATGGTTGTTCAAAATATTGAATATTTGAGTGCAGTTACTAAAGAACTCTATCCAAGTATAGCTCAAAAGTTTAATACTACTCCAAGCAGAGTAGAAAGAGCAATAAGACATGCTATAGAAGTAGCATGGAGTAGAGGAAAAATAGATACTATTAATAAATTATTTGGCTATACAGTACATAATGGCAAGGGCAAACCAACGAATAGCGAATTTATAGCTATGGTTGCTGATAAATTAAGACTTGAACAGAAAATATCCTAA
- a CDS encoding polyprenyl synthetase family protein: protein MDFKTLLLSKKSRVDEELKKYFVAKNGFQKTIFEAMAYSINAGGKRLRPVLMIEVCDMLGGKIDDVMPFACAIEMIHTYSLIHDDLPAMDNDDYRRGKLTNHKVFGEGIAILAGDGLLNLAFETMIKKIIDGKIDKDKGIQAMFEIAKAAGVEGMIGGQVVDLESEGKEIDKETLEFIHLKKTTALIEASIKAGAIIGGANEQEYGALSEYGRNIGLAFQIVDDILDVVGDEKKLGKKVGSDFNNDKSTYVSLFGVDKSKKIAKDLINRSINVLEIFGEKADFLRELSRFLEVRDY from the coding sequence ATGGATTTTAAAACTTTATTATTGTCCAAAAAAAGCAGAGTAGATGAAGAATTAAAAAAATATTTTGTAGCTAAAAATGGTTTTCAAAAGACAATTTTTGAAGCAATGGCTTATAGTATTAATGCAGGAGGAAAGAGATTAAGACCTGTTTTAATGATAGAAGTTTGTGATATGTTGGGTGGAAAAATTGATGATGTAATGCCTTTTGCTTGTGCTATTGAAATGATACATACATATTCTTTAATACATGATGATTTACCGGCTATGGATAATGATGATTACAGAAGAGGTAAGCTGACTAATCATAAAGTTTTTGGTGAAGGAATAGCTATACTAGCTGGTGATGGATTGCTTAATCTTGCATTTGAAACTATGATTAAAAAAATTATTGATGGAAAAATTGATAAAGATAAAGGTATACAGGCTATGTTTGAGATAGCAAAAGCAGCCGGAGTAGAGGGAATGATTGGTGGACAAGTTGTAGATTTGGAATCTGAAGGAAAAGAAATTGACAAAGAAACATTAGAGTTTATTCATTTGAAAAAGACAACAGCTTTGATTGAAGCATCTATTAAGGCAGGTGCTATAATTGGTGGAGCAAATGAGCAAGAATATGGAGCACTTTCAGAATATGGAAGAAATATAGGACTGGCTTTTCAGATAGTAGATGATATATTAGATGTTGTTGGAGATGAAAAAAAACTTGGTAAAAAAGTAGGTAGTGATTTTAATAATGATAAGAGTACTTATGTATCTTTATTCGGTGTTGATAAATCGAAAAAAATAGCTAAAGATTTGATAAATCGCAGTATAAATGTGCTTGAAATATTTGGGGAAAAAGCTGATTTTTTAAGAGAATTATCAAGATTTTTAGAAGTAAGAGATTATTAG
- a CDS encoding arginine repressor codes for MKYSRHAKILEIIENNEIETQEELAEYLKKNGFNVTQATVSRDIKELRLIKVLTKNGRYKYATIKQQEGVLSDRLIKIFKDSVLSIDYSKNIIVLKTLVGAANAAAAAIDALNIKEVVGTIAGDDTIFLLAREDKDVEELISYFKKLMK; via the coding sequence ATGAAGTATTCAAGACATGCTAAAATACTTGAAATTATTGAAAATAATGAAATTGAAACTCAAGAAGAATTAGCAGAATACTTGAAAAAAAATGGTTTTAATGTTACTCAAGCTACAGTTTCAAGAGATATTAAAGAATTAAGATTAATCAAAGTATTAACTAAAAATGGCAGATACAAGTATGCTACAATAAAACAGCAAGAAGGTGTATTATCTGATAGATTGATAAAGATTTTTAAGGACTCTGTGTTATCTATAGATTATTCTAAAAATATTATTGTACTTAAAACTTTAGTAGGAGCAGCTAATGCAGCTGCAGCAGCAATTGATGCTTTAAATATAAAAGAAGTAGTAGGTACAATAGCTGGTGATGATACTATCTTTTTACTTGCTAGGGAAGATAAAGATGTAGAAGAACTGATTAGTTACTTTAAGAAATTGATGAAATAA
- the recN gene encoding DNA repair protein RecN: MLLELSIENFLLIDKVKISFTNGFNVISGETGAGKSIIIDAINLTLGGKSNKNFVRTGKKRAIIEAVFDIDNREVKKLLDEYGIDCEDNILILTREIFGTGKSISRVNGRIVQLAFIQKISKLLIDIHGQHEHQSLLYSENHIDLLDLYGNKLIQDTAIKVKEKYNELKLYKSELKKYSSINEKERERRIDLIKFQINEIDSSNLKNNEDEELLKEYELLKNAENIFATISESYDKISSNYNDEYSVSSVLSNVLSKLEKISSFDEKLLNFYSEVQDIFYRLQDISTDMRHYLENISFDSERLNEIEMRLDTINNLKRKYGNTIEEILNYRNELIDELKEIEGSFDKINVLNEKIKKCEEEYIELADKLTVIRKQVAKDFEEKILKELKDLNLEKAKFEVNIVANLDKEGKLIFSQKGIDKVEFLISTNPGEPLMPLSKVASGGEISRIMLALKIILAKVDNISTLIFDEIDTGISGKTANIVGEKMALIAINYQVISITHLPQIAVMADNHLLIEKVFYDDQTMTKVKTLTEEERIEEISRLIGGNNITDLTLQNAEEMIELANKIKEGFNKKVAKI, translated from the coding sequence ATGCTCCTTGAACTTAGCATTGAGAATTTCTTACTTATAGATAAAGTTAAAATTTCATTTACGAATGGTTTTAATGTTATATCAGGTGAGACAGGTGCAGGTAAATCGATAATTATTGATGCAATAAATCTTACGTTAGGCGGAAAATCAAATAAAAATTTTGTTAGAACTGGCAAAAAAAGAGCTATAATAGAGGCTGTATTTGATATTGATAATAGAGAAGTTAAGAAGCTATTAGATGAATATGGTATAGACTGTGAAGATAATATTTTAATATTGACAAGAGAAATTTTTGGTACAGGTAAAAGTATATCCAGAGTTAATGGTAGAATAGTACAGTTAGCATTTATACAAAAAATATCTAAGTTATTAATTGATATTCACGGTCAACATGAACATCAATCTTTGCTTTATTCTGAAAATCATATTGATTTATTAGATTTATACGGAAATAAATTAATACAAGATACTGCTATTAAGGTAAAGGAAAAGTATAATGAATTAAAACTTTACAAAAGCGAATTAAAAAAATATAGCAGTATAAATGAAAAGGAAAGAGAGCGAAGAATAGACCTTATAAAATTTCAGATAAATGAAATAGATTCTAGTAATTTAAAAAATAATGAAGATGAAGAGCTTTTAAAAGAGTATGAGCTGTTAAAAAATGCTGAAAATATTTTTGCCACTATAAGTGAAAGTTATGATAAAATTTCATCTAATTATAATGATGAATATTCAGTGTCAAGTGTATTGTCAAATGTATTAAGTAAATTAGAAAAAATATCGAGTTTTGATGAAAAGCTTTTGAATTTTTATAGTGAAGTTCAAGATATATTCTATAGACTTCAAGATATTTCTACTGATATGAGGCATTATTTAGAGAATATTTCATTTGATTCTGAGAGATTAAATGAAATAGAAATGAGACTTGATACAATTAATAATTTAAAAAGGAAGTATGGAAATACTATTGAAGAAATATTAAATTATAGAAATGAACTCATTGATGAATTAAAAGAAATAGAAGGCAGTTTTGATAAGATAAATGTATTGAATGAAAAAATAAAAAAATGTGAAGAAGAATATATTGAATTAGCTGATAAATTAACGGTGATTAGAAAGCAAGTAGCAAAAGATTTTGAAGAAAAGATTTTGAAAGAACTTAAAGATTTAAATCTTGAAAAAGCAAAGTTTGAAGTAAATATTGTTGCAAATCTTGATAAAGAAGGTAAATTAATTTTTTCACAAAAGGGAATTGATAAAGTCGAATTTTTAATTTCTACTAATCCCGGTGAACCGTTAATGCCTCTTTCAAAAGTGGCATCAGGTGGAGAAATATCAAGAATAATGTTAGCATTAAAAATCATACTAGCAAAGGTTGATAATATATCAACTCTTATATTTGATGAAATTGATACTGGAATTAGTGGAAAGACTGCTAATATTGTAGGAGAAAAAATGGCTCTTATTGCTATTAATTATCAAGTTATTTCAATTACACATCTTCCGCAAATAGCTGTTATGGCTGATAACCATTTACTTATTGAAAAAGTTTTTTATGATGATCAAACTATGACAAAAGTTAAGACATTGACTGAAGAAGAAAGAATAGAAGAAATCAGCAGATTAATTGGAGGTAATAATATAACAGATTTAACACTGCAAAATGCTGAGGAAATGATAGAGCTGGCAAATAAAATAAAAGAAGGTTTTAATAAAAAAGTTGCTAAAATTTAG
- the xseA gene encoding exodeoxyribonuclease VII large subunit gives MRIKILTVTELTNYLKRILLHDPILNNLVIKGEISNFKLHSSGHVYFSIKDEKSKLKCIMFSSEFVKLKFMPKDGMKVIVKGYISIYDKNGEYQLYVNELEEEGLGDLYIEFEKLKNRLFKKGYFDSKYKKKIPFFPKKIAVVTSPTGAAIRDIISVITRRNNFVDILISPVLVQGDRASVQISEAIDRLNKIDDVDLIILARGGGSIEELWPFNEEIVADSIFNSKKPIISAVGHETDFTISDFVADLRAPTPSAAGEIAVPTISDIKYTLNLYYRNLKVNISKFIENYKHKLENYSEERMQKYLLYKIREEHQNLDYMHSQISNILNKKVEILKEMLFHLGNNLNNLSPLSTMSRGFAILQSSDNKLLTSVENVNLRDEIKVLLRDGYLNCTVDNIEKGDKLIDR, from the coding sequence ATGCGAATTAAAATTTTAACAGTTACTGAGCTCACAAATTATTTAAAAAGAATTTTATTACATGACCCTATTTTAAATAATTTAGTTATTAAAGGCGAAATATCTAATTTTAAATTACATAGCAGTGGACATGTGTATTTTTCAATAAAAGATGAAAAAAGTAAACTGAAATGTATAATGTTTAGTAGTGAATTTGTTAAACTAAAGTTTATGCCAAAAGATGGAATGAAAGTAATTGTAAAAGGTTATATTTCAATTTATGACAAAAATGGAGAGTATCAATTATATGTTAATGAATTAGAAGAAGAAGGACTTGGAGATTTATATATTGAATTTGAAAAGTTAAAAAATAGACTTTTTAAAAAGGGTTATTTTGATTCAAAATATAAAAAGAAAATACCATTTTTTCCTAAGAAAATAGCTGTGGTAACTTCGCCGACTGGAGCTGCAATTAGAGATATTATATCTGTAATTACAAGAAGAAATAATTTTGTAGATATTTTAATATCTCCAGTGTTGGTGCAAGGTGATAGGGCAAGTGTTCAAATATCTGAAGCTATAGATAGATTAAATAAAATTGATGATGTAGATTTGATAATATTGGCTCGTGGTGGAGGTTCAATAGAAGAATTATGGCCATTTAATGAAGAAATAGTAGCTGATAGTATATTTAATTCTAAAAAACCGATAATTTCAGCTGTTGGACATGAAACGGATTTTACTATTTCTGATTTTGTTGCTGATTTAAGAGCTCCAACGCCTTCTGCTGCAGGAGAAATAGCTGTTCCTACTATATCAGATATTAAATATACTCTGAATTTGTATTATAGGAATTTAAAGGTAAATATTTCAAAATTTATAGAAAATTATAAGCATAAATTAGAAAATTATAGTGAAGAAAGAATGCAGAAATATCTTTTATATAAAATTAGAGAAGAACATCAAAATCTTGATTATATGCATAGTCAGATAAGTAATATTTTAAACAAAAAAGTAGAAATATTAAAAGAAATGCTTTTTCATTTAGGAAATAATTTAAATAATTTAAGTCCTCTTTCAACGATGTCAAGAGGGTTTGCAATACTTCAAAGCAGTGATAATAAATTACTAACAAGTGTAGAAAATGTAAATTTGAGAGATGAAATTAAAGTATTATTGAGAGATGGTTATTTGAATTGTACAGTTGATAATATTGAGAAAGGAGATAAATTGATTGACAGATAA
- a CDS encoding bifunctional 5,10-methylenetetrahydrofolate dehydrogenase/5,10-methenyltetrahydrofolate cyclohydrolase — protein MSNIINGREISKKRLIEIEEKVKYLSDKYGKVPGLAVVYIGNDKASEVYVNTIIKKCTKVHFYSEKHLLSENVSEDEILDLINNLNKNEKINGIIIQFPLPKGIDENKIKFALSYEKDVDCINPINVGMLYSNSKSFLPCTPKGVIELIKSINQDLTGKNAVVVGRSNIVGKPVAELLQQENLTVTLCHSKTKDLKEHLLRADVVVAAAGRANLIKGDMLKENCIVIDVGTNVVDGKLVGDVEFDSAVKKASYITPVPGGVGPMTIAMLLENTLEACLKQCELKF, from the coding sequence GTGAGTAATATAATTAATGGAAGAGAAATTTCAAAGAAGAGGTTAATAGAAATTGAAGAAAAGGTAAAGTATCTATCTGACAAATATGGAAAAGTTCCGGGACTTGCAGTTGTATATATAGGAAATGATAAAGCTTCAGAGGTTTATGTAAATACTATTATCAAAAAATGTACAAAAGTACATTTTTATAGTGAAAAACATTTACTTTCTGAAAATGTATCAGAAGATGAAATATTAGATTTAATAAATAATTTAAATAAAAATGAAAAAATAAATGGAATAATAATTCAATTTCCACTTCCTAAAGGTATAGATGAAAATAAAATTAAGTTTGCACTTTCTTATGAAAAAGACGTTGATTGTATTAATCCAATAAATGTGGGTATGTTGTATTCAAACTCAAAGAGCTTTTTACCATGTACTCCAAAAGGTGTTATAGAACTCATCAAGAGTATAAATCAAGATTTAACGGGTAAAAATGCTGTTGTTGTAGGTAGAAGTAATATAGTAGGTAAGCCTGTTGCAGAACTATTGCAGCAAGAAAATCTTACAGTTACACTCTGTCATTCAAAAACTAAAGATTTAAAAGAGCATTTATTAAGAGCAGATGTTGTAGTGGCAGCAGCAGGAAGGGCTAATTTGATAAAAGGAGATATGCTCAAAGAAAATTGTATAGTAATTGACGTTGGAACAAATGTTGTAGATGGAAAACTTGTTGGAGATGTTGAGTTTGATAGTGCTGTAAAGAAAGCGTCATATATTACGCCTGTACCGGGTGGAGTAGGACCTATGACAATTGCTATGCTATTAGAAAATACATTGGAGGCATGTTTAAAACAATGCGAATTAAAATTTTAA
- a CDS encoding divergent PAP2 family protein has product MAFLPKIFRNEILNVAITSWFIAQALKVIITLLTQKKLNLYRFVGSGGMPSSHSSMVMGLSTAVGLKNGWDSALYGVSLVFALIVMYDAAGVRRAVGKQAIILNKILEDKQKHRQIEEGRLKELVGHTPIEVFAGAFLGILIANILI; this is encoded by the coding sequence GTGGCATTTTTACCAAAGATTTTTAGAAATGAAATATTAAATGTAGCAATTACCTCCTGGTTTATAGCACAAGCTCTTAAAGTAATTATTACTTTGCTGACTCAAAAAAAGTTAAATCTTTATAGATTTGTTGGTTCTGGTGGAATGCCGAGTTCTCATTCTTCTATGGTAATGGGGCTTTCAACTGCAGTTGGATTAAAAAATGGATGGGATTCTGCTTTATATGGAGTATCATTAGTTTTTGCTTTGATAGTAATGTATGATGCGGCTGGAGTTAGACGTGCTGTTGGAAAACAGGCTATAATATTAAATAAAATTTTAGAAGATAAACAAAAGCACAGACAAATAGAAGAAGGTAGATTGAAAGAACTTGTAGGACATACTCCAATTGAAGTTTTTGCAGGAGCTTTTCTTGGCATATTAATTGCTAATATACTTATTTGA
- the spoIVB gene encoding SpoIVB peptidase: MKIANKKNILFCIFTFLLSFIIVNFIEYLNYPSQINVIEGKRRILNIRFPFKINNLNSNKTISISNLDDKDSNQKNEIEIIPLKKGKAHLQINLFGLVPVKKLEVDVLPRLKVIPGGHSIGVKLKTRGVLIVGLEEIVGVDKQKHNPGQDAGLKIGDSILEIEGEKVKNAEHVIEIINKYKDRNINIKVKRNKHIMNFTIKPVKSILYNDYKIGLWVKDSTAGVGTLTFYEPNTKIYGALGHAISDVETGQILSVGNGEIVKSRVVSIKQGKRGHAGEIRGIFLETTEPLGKLDRNTSYGIYGKLYKEPVRTKYNRPLEIGLQNEIKLGKAKILTTTDDNKIKEYDIEIEKINRQKRMGNKSMIIRITDKELLRKTGGIVQGMSGSPIIQNGKIIGAVTHVFVNDPTKGYGIFIEWMLKESGIENYIDRELAKTG; encoded by the coding sequence TTGAAGATAGCAAATAAAAAAAATATTTTATTTTGTATATTTACTTTTTTATTAAGTTTTATAATAGTAAATTTTATTGAATATTTAAATTATCCTAGTCAAATAAATGTAATAGAAGGAAAGAGAAGGATATTAAATATAAGATTTCCATTTAAAATAAATAATTTAAATAGTAATAAAACAATAAGTATAAGTAATTTAGATGATAAAGATTCAAATCAGAAAAATGAGATAGAAATAATTCCGCTTAAAAAGGGAAAAGCTCATCTGCAAATAAATCTTTTTGGTCTGGTGCCAGTAAAAAAGCTTGAAGTAGATGTTTTACCGAGACTAAAAGTTATACCGGGAGGACATTCTATAGGTGTTAAATTAAAGACTAGAGGAGTATTAATTGTTGGTTTAGAAGAAATAGTTGGAGTAGATAAACAAAAACATAATCCAGGACAAGATGCTGGATTGAAAATTGGCGATAGTATATTAGAAATTGAAGGAGAAAAAGTAAAAAATGCTGAACATGTTATAGAAATAATAAACAAATATAAAGATAGAAATATAAACATAAAAGTTAAGAGAAATAAACATATAATGAATTTTACTATAAAACCAGTAAAGAGTATATTGTATAATGATTATAAAATTGGACTCTGGGTAAAAGATAGTACTGCAGGAGTTGGAACACTTACTTTTTACGAACCTAATACAAAAATATATGGAGCACTTGGACATGCAATTTCTGATGTTGAAACAGGACAAATATTATCAGTAGGAAATGGAGAAATAGTTAAATCTAGAGTAGTATCTATAAAACAAGGAAAAAGAGGACATGCAGGAGAAATAAGAGGTATATTTTTAGAAACCACAGAACCTCTAGGAAAATTAGATAGAAATACAAGTTATGGAATTTATGGGAAATTATACAAAGAGCCTGTTAGGACTAAATATAATAGACCTTTGGAGATAGGACTTCAAAATGAAATTAAGCTAGGAAAAGCTAAAATATTGACTACAACAGATGATAATAAAATTAAGGAATATGATATAGAAATTGAAAAAATAAATAGACAAAAGAGAATGGGTAATAAAAGTATGATAATAAGAATAACAGATAAAGAATTATTGCGAAAAACTGGTGGAATAGTTCAGGGAATGAGTGGTAGTCCAATTATACAAAATGGAAAAATAATTGGTGCAGTTACTCATGTTTTTGTAAATGATCCAACTAAGGGATATGGTATTTTCATAGAATGGATGTTAAAAGAATCAGGTATTGAAAATTATATAGATAGAGAACTGGCAAAAACGGGTTAA
- the dxs gene encoding 1-deoxy-D-xylulose-5-phosphate synthase — MNILSKINGLDDFKKLNLLELKKLSSEIRKFLIEKVSVTGGHLASNLGVVELTIALHKVFNSPEDKIIWDVGHQAYVHKILTGRKEQFDTLRQFKGLSGFPKIKESIHDSFETGHSSTSISAGLGMALARDLKGEKYSIISVIGDGALTGGMAFEALNHAGHSKTDFIVVLNDNEMSISENVGGLSKYLNRIRTAPTYFKVKDDVESLLRKIPAIGESVVRTAQKTKDTIKYFFVPGIIFEELGFTYLGPVNGHNIEDLIEVFKRAKNIKGPILVHVKTRKGKGYSFAEKHPDKFHGIGPFNIQTGKKLKVNSSKTYSEIFGEILVKLAEKDSRIVAITAAMPSGTGLSLFASKFPERFYDVGIAEQHAVTFAAGLAANGIRPVFAVYSTFLQRGYDQIIHDVCLQNLPVVFAIDRAGIVGQDGETHHGVFDLSYLRHIPNLKILAPKDGKELEKMLEYAFKQESPIAIRYPRGVSEDLCIDEKNNVDRAEILRKGKDVCIIAIGKMVKTGLEVSKLLEKEGIMTTVINSRFVKPLDKDTILNEIKNIDTVITLEDNVKSGGFGCGVLELLNENGIKGKKFKIFGFPDKFVEHGSVDVLFKEYKLDFKSIALSILELLKKKEI, encoded by the coding sequence ATGAATATTTTATCTAAAATAAATGGGCTAGACGATTTTAAAAAACTGAATTTATTAGAATTAAAAAAATTGTCAAGTGAAATAAGAAAGTTTTTGATTGAAAAAGTATCTGTTACAGGAGGACATTTAGCTTCAAACCTAGGAGTTGTAGAACTTACTATTGCACTGCATAAAGTTTTTAACAGTCCAGAAGATAAAATAATATGGGATGTTGGGCATCAAGCATATGTACATAAAATATTGACTGGCAGAAAAGAACAGTTTGATACATTAAGGCAGTTTAAGGGTTTAAGTGGCTTTCCAAAGATTAAAGAAAGTATACATGACAGTTTTGAAACAGGACATAGCAGTACTTCTATTTCAGCTGGACTTGGTATGGCACTTGCGAGAGATTTAAAAGGAGAAAAATATTCAATAATATCTGTAATAGGTGATGGAGCTTTAACAGGAGGAATGGCTTTTGAAGCTTTAAATCATGCGGGTCATTCAAAAACGGATTTTATAGTTGTATTAAATGATAATGAAATGTCAATTTCTGAAAATGTTGGAGGACTCTCAAAATATTTAAATAGGATAAGAACAGCACCTACGTATTTTAAGGTTAAAGATGATGTAGAAAGTTTACTTAGAAAAATACCGGCAATTGGTGAATCAGTGGTAAGAACTGCTCAAAAGACAAAAGATACTATTAAATATTTTTTTGTTCCCGGTATTATATTTGAAGAACTTGGATTTACTTATTTAGGTCCTGTAAATGGACATAATATTGAAGATTTAATAGAAGTTTTTAAAAGAGCTAAAAATATTAAAGGACCTATATTAGTTCATGTAAAAACTAGAAAAGGAAAAGGGTATAGCTTTGCTGAAAAACATCCAGATAAATTTCACGGTATAGGACCGTTTAATATTCAAACTGGTAAAAAATTAAAGGTAAATTCATCTAAAACTTATTCAGAAATATTTGGAGAAATTCTTGTTAAACTTGCTGAAAAAGATTCTAGAATAGTTGCTATTACTGCAGCTATGCCATCAGGAACGGGATTAAGTTTATTTGCCAGCAAATTTCCTGAACGATTTTATGATGTCGGGATAGCAGAGCAGCATGCAGTTACTTTTGCAGCAGGTTTAGCGGCAAATGGTATAAGACCAGTATTTGCAGTTTACTCTACTTTTCTTCAGAGAGGATATGACCAAATTATTCATGATGTTTGTCTTCAAAACTTGCCTGTAGTTTTTGCAATTGACAGAGCAGGAATAGTTGGGCAAGATGGTGAAACTCATCATGGAGTTTTTGATTTATCATATCTCAGACACATACCAAATTTAAAAATTCTTGCACCAAAAGATGGAAAAGAGCTTGAAAAAATGCTTGAATATGCTTTTAAGCAGGAAAGTCCAATAGCTATTAGGTATCCTCGTGGAGTTAGTGAAGATTTATGTATTGATGAAAAAAATAATGTAGATAGAGCAGAAATTTTGAGAAAAGGTAAAGATGTGTGCATTATAGCCATTGGAAAAATGGTTAAAACGGGACTAGAAGTTTCTAAATTACTTGAAAAAGAAGGTATAATGACAACTGTAATAAACAGTAGATTTGTAAAACCATTAGATAAAGATACTATATTGAATGAAATTAAAAATATTGATACTGTAATAACACTTGAAGATAATGTGAAATCAGGTGGTTTTGGTTGTGGAGTACTTGAACTTTTAAATGAAAATGGAATAAAGGGTAAAAAGTTTAAAATATTTGGTTTTCCAGATAAATTTGTAGAGCATGGAAGTGTAGATGTTCTTTTTAAAGAATATAAATTAGATTTTAAAAGTATTGCTTTGAGTATATTAGAATTATTAAAAAAGAAGGAGATATAG
- a CDS encoding exodeoxyribonuclease VII small subunit, which translates to MTDNTQNKSFETDLNRLKDIVKLLEEGNLSLEDSLKYFEEGIKIYRRCINVLNSAQQKISLLLHDEDGEIKTQPFDVYEEE; encoded by the coding sequence TTGACAGATAATACTCAAAATAAAAGTTTTGAAACAGATTTAAATAGATTAAAAGATATAGTAAAATTATTAGAAGAAGGAAATCTTTCTTTAGAAGATTCACTAAAGTATTTTGAAGAAGGGATTAAAATTTATAGAAGATGTATAAATGTTTTAAATAGTGCACAGCAAAAGATATCTTTATTATTACATGATGAAGATGGAGAAATAAAGACTCAGCCTTTTGATGTGTATGAGGAGGAATAA
- a CDS encoding TlyA family RNA methyltransferase, whose amino-acid sequence MSEKQRIDVLLVERGYFSSREKAKRALMAGIVYVNNEKIDKSGMKVNVDSKIEIRGKEMPYVSRGGYKLEKIINELNLDLTNKIAMDIGASTGGFTDCMLQNGASKVYAVDVGYGQLDWKLRQDERVINMERTNIRYVNPDDIGDRVDFATIDVSFISLKLVLPVVKKVVKDGGEIVFLIKPQFEAGRSKIGKKGVVKDKKVHKEVLYDILRFALNLGLSIKYVTFSPITGPKGNIEFLAYTINEKSEEILDIEKIVQDVVERAHLNFS is encoded by the coding sequence ATGAGTGAAAAACAGAGAATAGATGTTTTATTAGTGGAAAGAGGTTACTTTTCTTCAAGGGAAAAAGCAAAAAGGGCACTTATGGCTGGTATTGTATATGTAAATAATGAAAAAATTGATAAGTCAGGTATGAAAGTAAATGTTGATTCGAAAATTGAAATTAGAGGAAAAGAAATGCCTTATGTAAGTAGAGGAGGATATAAATTAGAAAAAATTATAAATGAATTAAATCTCGATTTGACTAATAAGATTGCTATGGATATCGGGGCTTCAACTGGTGGTTTTACAGATTGTATGCTGCAAAATGGTGCAAGTAAGGTGTATGCTGTAGATGTAGGATATGGACAATTGGACTGGAAATTAAGACAAGATGAAAGAGTTATAAACATGGAAAGAACGAATATAAGATATGTTAATCCTGATGATATTGGAGATAGAGTAGATTTTGCAACTATAGATGTATCTTTTATATCACTGAAATTAGTTTTACCTGTTGTAAAGAAAGTAGTCAAAGATGGCGGTGAAATAGTATTTTTGATAAAACCTCAGTTTGAAGCTGGCAGAAGTAAAATAGGTAAAAAAGGTGTAGTGAAGGATAAAAAAGTACATAAAGAAGTATTGTATGATATATTGAGATTTGCTTTAAACTTGGGTTTATCTATAAAATATGTTACTTTTTCGCCTATTACAGGACCTAAGGGAAATATAGAATTTCTTGCTTATACCATTAATGAAAAATCTGAAGAAATATTGGATATAGAAAAAATAGTTCAAGATGTAGTTGAAAGAGCTCATTTGAATTTTTCTTAA